From Rutidosis leptorrhynchoides isolate AG116_Rl617_1_P2 chromosome 3, CSIRO_AGI_Rlap_v1, whole genome shotgun sequence, a single genomic window includes:
- the LOC139901322 gene encoding uncharacterized protein has translation MWTSLEKFVGNFDAAWILCGDFNEVRDESERQNCEFNERRAEWFNEFINRSRLIDVPMGGKRFTRICDKGIKFSKLDRFLISEEVNNMWSELSVLALERNLSDHCPIILRDRLIDFGPKPINIFDEWLEAEGSIEVITNAWNKVVQGRRLDCKFRNKLKNVKTALKEWSRTSFSDIDAEIEVLKNKAMAWECMAETR, from the coding sequence ATGTGGACGAGTCTTGAGAAATTTGTAGGTAACTTTGATGCGGCTTGGATCCTGTGCGGTGATTTTAATGAGGTTCGAGACGAATCCGAAAGGCAAAACTGTGAATTTAACGAAAGACGTGCGGAATGGTTCAATGAATTCATCAACCGATCGAGACTAATTGATGTTCCAATGGGGGGAAAGAGATTCACGAGAATTTGTGACAAAGGAATTAAATTTAGTAAACTCGACAGATTCTTGATTTCGGAAGAGGTTAACAATATGTGGAGCGAGTTATCAGTCCTAGCTCTTGAACGTAATTTATCGGATCATTGCCCGATAATCCTTAGAGATAGATTGATTGACTTTGGACCAAAACCTATAAATATCTTTGACGAATGGTTAGAAGCGGAAGGGTCAATCGAGGTTATAACCAATGCCTGGAACAAAGTAGTACAAGGTCGCAGGTTGGATTGCAAGTTCCGAAATAAATTGAAGAATGTCAAAACTGCACTAAAAGAATGGAGCCGCACCTCATTTAGTGACATTGATGCTGAGATTGAGGTCCTTAAAAATAAGGCCATGGCATGGGAATGCATGGCTGAGACAcgttga